In Apium graveolens cultivar Ventura chromosome 10, ASM990537v1, whole genome shotgun sequence, the following are encoded in one genomic region:
- the LOC141689627 gene encoding autophagy-related protein 18h-like isoform X1 — MFLVLAPRAQMQPIPAKCDGCEGFMDLHPLLLVVASEKTRCSDPVQHGRDSSLRDKYEPRVGAVIHSLTAIHFYSLRSHSYVHVLRFRSAMYMVRCSSKLVAIGLATQGYIWMVHKTPRTSKWELATRSRHLWEEFVNTVTHQGLDPLHLLGWKKTGQF; from the exons ATGTTCCTTGTGCTGGCGCCACGAGCGCAG ATGCAGCCCATCCCTGCAAAGTGCGATGGTTGTGAAGGATTCATGGATTTGCATCCTCTGCTCTTGGTTGTGGCAAGTGAAAAGACAAGATGTTCTGATCCAGTACAACATGGCAGGGATAGTTCATTAAGGGATAAATATGAACCTCGTGTTGGAGCAGTTATTCATTCTCTTACAGCTATCCATTTCTACTCATTAAGATCTCACAGTTATGTTCATGTTTTGAGATTCCGATCAGCTATGTATATGGTCAGATGTAGCTCAAAACTAGTGGCTATTGGTCTTGCTACACAA GGGTACATATGGATGGTACATAAGACGCCTCGTACGTCTAAGTGGGAGCTAGCTACTCGAAGCCGGCATCTCTGGGAGGAGTTTGTAAACACTGTTACTCACCAAGGACTTGATCCTCTACATTTACTTGGCTGGAAAAAGACCGGTCAGTTTTGA
- the LOC141689627 gene encoding autophagy-related protein 18h-like isoform X2 has product MFLVLAPRAQMQPIPAKCDGCEGFMDLHPLLLVVASEKTRCSDPVQHGRDSSLRDKYEPRVGAVIHSLTAIHFYSLRSHSYVHVLRFRSAMYMVRCSSKLVAIGLATQDRGTYGWYIRRLVRLSGS; this is encoded by the exons ATGTTCCTTGTGCTGGCGCCACGAGCGCAG ATGCAGCCCATCCCTGCAAAGTGCGATGGTTGTGAAGGATTCATGGATTTGCATCCTCTGCTCTTGGTTGTGGCAAGTGAAAAGACAAGATGTTCTGATCCAGTACAACATGGCAGGGATAGTTCATTAAGGGATAAATATGAACCTCGTGTTGGAGCAGTTATTCATTCTCTTACAGCTATCCATTTCTACTCATTAAGATCTCACAGTTATGTTCATGTTTTGAGATTCCGATCAGCTATGTATATGGTCAGATGTAGCTCAAAACTAGTGGCTATTGGTCTTGCTACACAA GACAGGGGTACATATGGATGGTACATAAGACGCCTCGTACGTCTAAGTGGGAGCTAG